The following proteins come from a genomic window of Anaerolineales bacterium:
- a CDS encoding sulfite oxidase-like oxidoreductase, whose product MSEKFLSRGFLGKHRLGGTPDRVPPGQYVTSDFPILSAGPTPRTRLDQWSFEINGLVNMPVRWSWDEFIKLPSQQYTVDIHCVTKWTKLDTLWEGVSVDTLIAAVDIDPQAQYVLAFCDGGYSTNMPLLELTGGKAFIAYRYQDAPLPAEHGGPARLVVPALYFWKSAKWVRGLTFFEKDQPGFWETLGYNNHGDPWKEERYYGDRTD is encoded by the coding sequence ATGAGTGAGAAATTCTTATCGCGTGGTTTCTTGGGGAAACATCGCCTGGGAGGCACCCCTGATCGGGTTCCACCCGGACAATATGTGACCAGTGATTTCCCTATCCTCTCTGCAGGGCCAACACCCAGAACCCGGCTCGATCAGTGGAGTTTTGAGATCAATGGATTAGTCAATATGCCTGTTCGCTGGTCGTGGGATGAGTTTATAAAATTACCATCTCAGCAATACACGGTAGATATCCATTGCGTTACCAAGTGGACCAAGTTAGATACCCTATGGGAGGGGGTCAGCGTGGATACGTTGATAGCGGCAGTAGACATCGACCCACAGGCGCAGTATGTGCTTGCGTTTTGTGACGGTGGATATTCTACGAATATGCCCTTATTAGAGCTCACTGGCGGGAAAGCATTTATTGCTTATCGTTATCAAGATGCTCCGCTTCCAGCCGAACACGGTGGCCCGGCACGTTTGGTTGTGCCAGCGCTTTACTTCTGGAAGAGTGCCAAATGGGTACGCGGGCTAACTTTTTTTGAGAAGGATCAACCTGGATTTTGGGAGACATTAGGATACAACAACCACGGAGATCCATGGAAGGAGGAGCGATATTATGGAGACAGGACTGATTAA
- a CDS encoding DoxX family protein, giving the protein MQEVTPRKYIVTDPPLAVALFSNVRWAWIWLIIRLYVGYQWVAAGYNKIINPAWVGAKAGTALTGFLNNAISLTTGAHPAVQVWYANFLKFAILPYARTWSYVVSFGEVLVGLGLIIGVFTGIAAFFGFFMNMNYMLAGSLSTNPILLFLSIFLILAWKTAGWWGLDRWVLIDLGTPWSPGLAFQRKGEATVPSPTTEMKGSR; this is encoded by the coding sequence ATGCAAGAAGTCACACCTCGAAAATACATTGTCACCGATCCTCCACTTGCAGTGGCATTATTTAGCAATGTGCGCTGGGCATGGATTTGGCTGATTATTCGCTTGTATGTGGGATATCAATGGGTCGCGGCAGGCTATAACAAGATCATTAATCCAGCTTGGGTGGGTGCAAAAGCTGGTACGGCATTAACCGGCTTTCTCAACAACGCGATCTCACTCACAACGGGTGCTCACCCAGCTGTCCAAGTCTGGTACGCTAACTTCCTTAAATTCGCTATTCTTCCCTATGCCCGAACTTGGAGTTACGTCGTATCCTTCGGAGAAGTACTGGTGGGGCTGGGCTTGATCATAGGTGTATTTACCGGCATCGCTGCATTTTTCGGTTTCTTCATGAACATGAACTACATGTTAGCCGGATCGCTTTCCACCAATCCAATCCTGCTATTCCTGTCGATTTTCCTGATCCTGGCATGGAAGACTGCTGGTTGGTGGGGGCTCGATCGTTGGGTGTTGATCGACCTGGGCACTCCCTGGAGCCCGGGACTGGCTTTCCAGAGAAAAGGCGAAGCGACAGTCCCCTCCCCGACTACGGAGATGAAGGGTTCGCGCTAG
- a CDS encoding 4a-hydroxytetrahydrobiopterin dehydratase, which yields MTDLSNLHCSPVTASTPRLNDREVDQYLATLQGWRNYEKGGELRLEKEFLFKDFNQAVAFTNRVAQAANEEDHHPALLTEWGKVTVSWWTHKIHGLHLNDFIMAARTDSLYTNSSQ from the coding sequence ATGACTGATCTATCTAATCTGCATTGCAGCCCAGTGACTGCTTCAACACCACGATTGAATGATCGTGAGGTCGATCAGTACCTGGCCACCCTTCAAGGGTGGCGAAATTATGAAAAGGGTGGAGAGTTACGTCTGGAAAAAGAGTTCTTGTTCAAGGATTTCAACCAGGCGGTTGCTTTCACCAACCGCGTGGCTCAGGCAGCCAACGAAGAAGACCACCATCCAGCACTGCTCACTGAATGGGGTAAAGTGACCGTCAGCTGGTGGACACACAAGATTCATGGCTTACACCTGAACGATTTCATCATGGCGGCAAGGACTGACTCCCTCTATACCAATTCTTCCCAATAA
- a CDS encoding DinB family protein, translating into MSAIHPLVLQLKFTRDEFKRALKGLSEEDAVKRILPMNCISWNIGHLAWQEQRYFLYYGLGLLPYPEVQAAYAYGAPASTPPLREVLNYWRKITRAADPWLESLTTEKLQEQAIGKDGKPLQRVYGNLLQRTIYHYWYHTGENLAIRQVLGQTDLPQFVGNIDRQAPYKPE; encoded by the coding sequence ATGTCAGCCATTCATCCGCTTGTCTTGCAGTTAAAATTCACCCGCGATGAATTTAAACGTGCGCTTAAAGGATTATCAGAAGAAGATGCGGTCAAGCGCATCCTGCCGATGAACTGTATCAGCTGGAATATCGGGCATCTGGCTTGGCAAGAACAGCGTTATTTTCTATACTATGGGCTGGGGTTACTGCCTTATCCGGAAGTACAAGCGGCATATGCCTATGGTGCGCCTGCAAGCACGCCACCCTTGCGTGAGGTGCTTAATTATTGGCGCAAGATCACCCGGGCCGCAGACCCCTGGCTGGAATCGTTGACCACGGAAAAGCTCCAGGAACAGGCAATTGGGAAGGATGGGAAACCCCTTCAGCGAGTGTACGGCAATCTGCTCCAGCGGACCATCTATCATTACTGGTATCACACGGGTGAAAACCTGGCGATCCGGCAGGTGCTCGGGCAAACCGATCTGCCGCAGTTCGTCGGTAATATTGACCGCCAGGCACCTTACAAACCTGAGTAG
- a CDS encoding aminotransferase DegT, with protein MIPVNEPLVGEKEIEYVLDCLRTGWISSSGKYLESFEQAWAEYCGMHYGIAVSNGTTALQVAVACLDLQPDDEVILPTFTIISCAQAVTYNGGIPVLVDSEPRTWCMDVSQIEARITPRTRAIMPVHIYGHPVDMDPLLTLAKKHGLVVIEDAAEAHGAEYQSGRNSSNPTWQRCGGLGDISVFSFYANKLVTTGEGGMVLTNDAALADKARSLRNLCFKRERRFYHTELGYNFRLTNLQAAIGLAQIERMPETIAKKRWIGENYTQRLRHISALQLPIEESWARQVYWMYGLVINEATGLDATKCARLLQQKGIETRPFFLGMHEQPIYQQMGLFGGEKYPVAERIARQGVYLPSGLTLTDEQLDKVCQVVEEILV; from the coding sequence ATGATCCCGGTCAATGAACCGCTGGTCGGTGAAAAAGAAATCGAATACGTACTGGATTGCCTACGAACAGGCTGGATCTCATCATCGGGGAAATATCTGGAAAGCTTTGAGCAGGCTTGGGCAGAATACTGCGGCATGCATTATGGGATCGCTGTCAGCAATGGCACCACTGCTCTGCAGGTAGCAGTGGCCTGTTTGGATCTGCAGCCAGACGACGAAGTAATCCTACCTACTTTCACGATCATCTCCTGTGCTCAAGCTGTTACATATAATGGTGGCATCCCGGTGCTTGTGGATAGTGAACCGCGCACCTGGTGCATGGACGTTTCCCAAATTGAAGCCAGGATCACTCCACGTACCCGGGCAATCATGCCGGTGCATATCTATGGGCATCCAGTGGATATGGACCCGCTCCTCACCCTGGCGAAGAAGCATGGATTGGTGGTCATCGAAGACGCAGCTGAAGCACATGGTGCTGAGTACCAATCTGGCAGGAACTCATCCAATCCGACCTGGCAGCGTTGCGGTGGTTTAGGGGATATCAGCGTATTCAGCTTTTATGCTAATAAGTTGGTGACTACCGGCGAGGGTGGGATGGTGCTTACCAACGATGCTGCCCTGGCGGATAAAGCACGCAGCCTGCGTAATCTGTGTTTCAAGCGCGAGCGCCGTTTTTACCATACTGAATTGGGATATAACTTCCGGTTGACCAACCTGCAAGCTGCCATTGGACTGGCGCAGATCGAACGTATGCCAGAGACAATTGCGAAGAAGCGCTGGATCGGCGAGAACTATACCCAAAGGCTCAGACACATCTCTGCCTTGCAGCTTCCTATCGAAGAGTCATGGGCCAGGCAGGTATACTGGATGTATGGCCTGGTCATCAACGAGGCGACGGGCCTGGACGCAACCAAATGCGCTCGATTGCTTCAGCAAAAAGGTATCGAGACCCGCCCGTTCTTCCTGGGCATGCACGAGCAGCCGATATATCAGCAGATGGGTCTGTTTGGGGGAGAGAAATACCCGGTGGCTGAACGTATTGCTCGCCAGGGTGTATATTTGCCTTCCGGGCTCACCTTGACTGACGAACAGCTAGACAAGGTTTGTCAGGTGGTGGAGGAAATCCTGGTTTGA
- a CDS encoding polyprenol monophosphomannose synthase, whose product MSGGGGNPGLSSLPDDLQSASTSQLESRQRGLVSIILATYNESENICDMIAAILAAVPDPVEIIVVDDNSPDQTWKIAIELNEPHVKVIRRVNTRGLASAINRGIIESQGAYIGWMDADLCHPPALLPTMLTSLENCDVVIGSRYVPGGKDDREPSRVFTSRFINRMASFVLDHGILDYDSGFILMHRTVLDSVSLTPTGYGAYFIEFIYGCYQKGMKVVEIPYTFTERTRGTSKSNSNLLQFGFAGLGYVTRIIRTRFSHLD is encoded by the coding sequence TTGTCAGGTGGTGGAGGAAATCCTGGTTTGAGTTCGCTTCCTGATGATCTCCAAAGTGCCAGCACATCTCAACTCGAAAGTAGACAACGAGGTTTGGTTTCCATTATCCTGGCGACGTACAATGAGAGCGAGAATATCTGCGACATGATTGCAGCGATCCTTGCAGCAGTGCCAGATCCGGTGGAGATCATTGTGGTTGATGATAATTCTCCTGACCAGACCTGGAAAATCGCGATTGAATTGAATGAGCCGCATGTGAAGGTAATCCGGCGGGTAAATACACGCGGGCTGGCATCGGCGATTAACCGGGGGATCATCGAATCTCAGGGGGCATATATCGGCTGGATGGATGCCGACCTGTGCCACCCACCTGCCCTTCTCCCCACCATGCTCACCAGCCTGGAAAATTGCGACGTGGTGATTGGATCACGCTACGTGCCCGGTGGGAAGGACGATCGCGAGCCGAGCCGTGTCTTCACCAGCCGCTTCATCAACCGCATGGCGAGCTTCGTGCTGGACCATGGCATTCTAGATTACGACAGTGGTTTCATCCTCATGCATCGGACTGTGCTCGATTCTGTATCCCTTACCCCAACAGGCTACGGGGCATATTTTATCGAGTTCATCTATGGCTGCTACCAAAAGGGCATGAAAGTGGTCGAGATCCCTTACACTTTTACAGAACGCACAAGGGGGACATCCAAGTCGAATAGCAATCTGCTTCAATTTGGTTTTGCCGGTCTGGGCTATGTGACCCGGATCATTCGCACCCGCTTCTCTCACCTCGACTAA
- a CDS encoding gluconate kinase yields MGVSGCGKTTVGRALSAKLDWEFYDGDNFHPPENIAKMAAGYPLDDADRAPWLVNLHDLISSCLRADRNGILACSALKAAYRQVLLQGNPGVQVIYLKGNYDLILSRMTSRAGHYMKAEMLKSQFETLEEPDNCLEVDISLPVDEIISQILFHTRPMHDQQ; encoded by the coding sequence ATGGGCGTTTCGGGTTGCGGAAAAACCACGGTTGGGAGAGCCCTTTCGGCAAAATTAGACTGGGAGTTTTATGATGGAGATAATTTCCACCCCCCCGAGAACATTGCCAAGATGGCGGCGGGCTATCCGCTGGATGATGCTGATCGTGCTCCCTGGCTGGTCAACCTGCATGATTTGATTTCCTCTTGCCTGCGGGCAGACCGAAATGGCATTCTGGCTTGCTCTGCTCTCAAGGCAGCTTACCGGCAGGTCTTGCTCCAAGGCAACCCTGGTGTTCAAGTCATCTATCTAAAAGGCAATTATGATCTTATCTTGTCACGGATGACGTCGCGAGCTGGGCATTATATGAAAGCCGAAATGCTGAAGAGCCAATTTGAGACACTGGAAGAACCGGATAATTGCCTGGAGGTGGATATTTCTTTACCAGTGGATGAAATTATCAGTCAGATCTTATTTCACACTCGACCGATGCATGACCAGCAATAG
- a CDS encoding glyoxalase has translation MEPRITMITLGVNDLKRSYEFYSKIIGFPSKNGIENDAVVFFNLNHMLLSLYPKSLLAEDAGVPDDGRGFPGFTLAYNVKNREDVDEIIHHLRIAGAVISKEPQETFWGGYDAYFQDLDGYSWEIAWNPYMWVE, from the coding sequence ATGGAACCACGCATTACTATGATCACACTCGGAGTAAATGACCTGAAGAGGTCATATGAGTTTTACTCCAAAATTATCGGTTTCCCTTCGAAAAATGGTATAGAAAATGACGCGGTTGTGTTCTTCAACCTTAATCACATGCTGCTCTCACTATACCCCAAGAGCTTACTGGCGGAGGATGCTGGGGTACCTGATGATGGAAGAGGCTTTCCAGGCTTTACACTGGCCTATAATGTAAAAAATCGGGAAGATGTGGATGAGATCATTCACCATCTGCGAATTGCTGGTGCAGTGATCAGTAAAGAACCACAAGAAACGTTCTGGGGTGGCTACGATGCTTATTTTCAAGATCTTGATGGATACTCCTGGGAAATAGCCTGGAATCCGTATATGTGGGTCGAATAG
- a CDS encoding ABC transporter: MIMESSVPTDTNSKLAIEVNGLVKSYGKVRALRGIDITVHCCEIFGFLGPNGAGKTTAIRCMLDMIRPDNGTIHLMDIDAQLNPVAVQAFTGYLPGEMQYYDNFTPERQLRFFNDMRGGCAEWEYVKQLADRLSLDLKQPIKNLSKGNKQKVGIIQAIMHRPKLLLLDEPTSGLDPLMQQEVLGLLREANANGATVFFSSHIMSEVESLAERVAIIRSGEIAEVTNTSNLTHSSINRITIRFKQPVDFTVLIELRGIEFLSQVDQTSLTLQVTGDMEHLVQTLGGMPVLDLETERPSLEEAFLTYYKKDALS, encoded by the coding sequence ATGATTATGGAGAGCTCCGTGCCTACTGATACTAATTCAAAGCTGGCTATCGAAGTTAATGGACTGGTTAAATCGTACGGGAAAGTTCGTGCCTTGCGAGGCATTGATATAACTGTCCATTGTTGCGAAATATTCGGTTTCCTCGGCCCCAATGGGGCAGGGAAAACCACCGCAATCCGTTGTATGTTGGACATGATCCGTCCTGACAATGGAACAATCCACTTGATGGATATCGATGCACAGTTAAACCCTGTTGCAGTTCAGGCGTTTACTGGCTATCTACCTGGCGAGATGCAATATTACGACAACTTTACCCCCGAACGACAGCTACGCTTCTTCAATGATATGCGGGGAGGCTGTGCAGAATGGGAATACGTGAAACAGCTTGCTGACCGCCTATCCCTCGATCTTAAGCAGCCCATCAAGAACCTTTCGAAGGGAAACAAACAAAAAGTGGGCATCATCCAGGCCATAATGCATCGCCCAAAACTCTTGCTGTTGGACGAACCAACCAGCGGTCTGGACCCCTTGATGCAGCAGGAAGTTTTAGGACTATTACGGGAAGCCAATGCCAACGGGGCAACTGTTTTTTTTAGCTCACATATCATGAGCGAGGTGGAGAGCCTGGCGGAAAGGGTGGCAATCATCCGTTCGGGTGAAATCGCGGAAGTGACCAATACCAGCAACCTGACCCACTCCAGCATCAACCGCATTACTATTCGTTTCAAGCAACCGGTTGATTTTACCGTTCTGATCGAGCTTCGGGGTATTGAATTCCTGTCGCAGGTTGATCAGACCAGCCTGACCCTTCAAGTTACCGGTGACATGGAACACCTGGTCCAAACGCTGGGTGGGATGCCAGTTTTAGATCTGGAAACCGAGAGGCCCAGCCTCGAAGAGGCCTTCCTGACGTATTACAAAAAAGACGCATTGAGCTGA
- a CDS encoding LLM class F420-dependent oxidoreductase, translated as MVHKLRFIVAAMQEVPWPEMVRRWQFLESAGLDGVMLADHFVNFADPKAHWYECWTLLAALATQTKNIRIGLLSATPWRNPAFLARQAMTVDHISDGRLDLGLGAGAPGEVDISYAMTGTPDWLPKERVDRFREAVEIIDQLLRQPETTYRGKYYQVSGTIMNPLPIQKPRPPLMIGGNGPRMLKIAAQFADTWNTFGGINVNSCSEMIALTRDRNNFLDSYCADIGRDPSTLRRSVLIYTHEEYQRLYSTPGVFEEIVKYYLDIGISEIVFFYPFVPVLMPMFEHIVNEAIPRLRSEYSAIGETAHSS; from the coding sequence ATGGTTCATAAACTTCGCTTCATTGTGGCGGCGATGCAGGAAGTACCTTGGCCCGAAATGGTCAGGCGCTGGCAATTCTTGGAATCAGCGGGACTTGATGGGGTCATGCTGGCAGATCATTTTGTTAACTTTGCTGATCCAAAAGCACACTGGTACGAATGTTGGACCCTGCTGGCTGCCTTAGCTACACAAACGAAGAATATCCGCATAGGCTTGCTATCCGCCACACCCTGGCGTAACCCCGCTTTCCTGGCTCGCCAGGCAATGACGGTCGACCACATTTCCGATGGTCGTCTTGACCTTGGCCTTGGCGCAGGTGCCCCAGGAGAGGTCGATATCTCCTATGCCATGACGGGCACACCTGATTGGCTTCCCAAGGAGAGGGTGGATCGCTTCAGAGAGGCGGTTGAAATTATTGACCAGCTGCTTCGCCAACCAGAAACCACCTATCGTGGAAAGTACTATCAGGTAAGTGGCACAATTATGAATCCCCTGCCCATCCAAAAGCCGCGTCCCCCATTAATGATTGGTGGAAACGGTCCGCGCATGCTAAAAATTGCTGCACAGTTTGCTGATACGTGGAATACTTTTGGTGGAATAAATGTAAATTCCTGCTCAGAAATGATTGCCTTGACTCGTGACCGCAACAACTTTTTAGATAGTTATTGTGCTGACATTGGCCGTGATCCTTCGACCTTACGCCGTTCAGTGCTCATCTATACCCATGAAGAGTACCAACGTTTGTATTCAACTCCAGGGGTGTTTGAAGAGATCGTCAAATATTACCTGGATATTGGGATCTCAGAAATCGTGTTTTTCTATCCTTTTGTCCCGGTGCTCATGCCGATGTTTGAGCACATCGTCAATGAAGCCATCCCGCGCCTGCGGTCTGAATATTCTGCGATCGGTGAAACCGCGCATTCCTCCTAA
- the ppk2 gene encoding polyphosphate kinase 2: MHQKDKDKKDKAKVSDEGNSAVKKTEKIKTDQPLEKQPTEVTHTDEKYTIVDEKIYNKELRRLQVELVKMQEWIRTNGLKVVVIFEGRDAAGKGGVIKRITDSLNPRICRIVALPAPTEREKTQWYFQRYVAHLPAAGEMVLFDRSWYNRAGVERVMGFCTEAEYYEFLRSVPEFERMLVRSGIILIKYWFSVSDKEQEQRFQARIADPTKRWKLSPMDLQSRARWVEYSKAKDEMFAYTDIKQAPWYVVNADEKECARLNCIHHLLSMIPYEDLTPEPISLPPRQGEKGYVRPPITDQTFVPEVYKAAEPDKLD, encoded by the coding sequence ATGCATCAAAAGGATAAGGACAAAAAAGATAAAGCCAAGGTAAGCGATGAAGGGAACTCTGCCGTTAAAAAAACCGAGAAAATAAAAACAGACCAACCACTGGAAAAACAACCTACTGAGGTAACCCACACAGACGAAAAATATACCATTGTGGACGAGAAGATCTACAATAAAGAATTACGCCGGTTACAGGTAGAGCTGGTCAAGATGCAGGAATGGATCCGCACGAATGGTCTCAAGGTGGTGGTCATTTTTGAGGGTCGTGATGCGGCTGGCAAGGGAGGCGTGATTAAGCGCATCACTGATAGCTTGAACCCACGTATTTGCCGGATCGTTGCTTTGCCCGCGCCAACCGAGCGCGAAAAGACGCAATGGTACTTCCAGCGCTATGTTGCGCACCTGCCGGCAGCGGGCGAGATGGTTCTATTTGACCGTAGCTGGTACAACCGGGCAGGCGTCGAAAGGGTGATGGGTTTCTGTACCGAAGCGGAGTACTATGAGTTCCTCCGCTCCGTCCCTGAATTTGAGCGCATGCTTGTGCGCTCAGGCATCATCCTCATCAAGTATTGGTTCTCCGTCAGTGATAAGGAGCAGGAACAGCGTTTCCAGGCGCGCATTGCAGACCCGACCAAGCGTTGGAAGCTCAGTCCGATGGATCTGCAATCACGCGCCCGCTGGGTTGAATACTCCAAGGCGAAGGATGAGATGTTCGCCTATACCGATATAAAACAGGCTCCCTGGTACGTTGTCAATGCTGACGAAAAGGAATGCGCACGGTTGAACTGCATCCATCACCTGCTCAGCATGATCCCATATGAAGACCTCACGCCTGAGCCGATCAGCTTACCCCCTCGGCAGGGGGAAAAGGGTTACGTCCGGCCGCCCATCACCGACCAAACCTTTGTCCCTGAGGTCTATAAAGCGGCTGAGCCGGACAAGCTCGATTAG
- a CDS encoding CoA-binding protein: protein MLVQEFLGQKRVAVVGVSDKRETGCNAAYHRFKTAGYAVSAVNPRLSIFDGDPCYPDLKAIPEKPDAVFILTNPRITEQIVQQCIDLEVKYVWMHCMMGTKPGLASGMTSVSAEAVRMCQENGITVIPGACPNQYLNPDFGHNMMRIFFRTFGFHKLS, encoded by the coding sequence ATGCTTGTACAAGAATTTTTAGGGCAAAAAAGGGTCGCTGTGGTTGGTGTTTCGGATAAGCGTGAGACTGGTTGTAATGCAGCCTACCACAGGTTCAAAACTGCCGGATACGCTGTCTCAGCAGTGAATCCCCGCTTGTCTATTTTTGACGGTGATCCTTGTTATCCTGATCTAAAGGCAATCCCAGAAAAACCCGACGCAGTGTTTATCCTTACCAACCCGAGAATCACTGAGCAAATCGTCCAGCAATGCATCGACCTGGAAGTAAAATACGTCTGGATGCATTGTATGATGGGTACTAAGCCAGGTCTGGCGAGCGGTATGACAAGCGTCTCCGCTGAGGCGGTGCGTATGTGCCAGGAGAATGGGATCACGGTTATTCCAGGGGCATGCCCGAATCAATATTTGAACCCTGATTTTGGGCACAATATGATGCGCATATTTTTCCGAACTTTTGGCTTTCACAAGTTAAGCTAG